One Micromonospora craniellae genomic region harbors:
- a CDS encoding right-handed parallel beta-helix repeat-containing protein has product MSDDELTSYGGPPPVPPGRRRRKIWVAAGVAGLTGVVGLAALGGVAARDQKSGDRHNTSDAQPAAAPTPDAPGPTAEAGGRTNHKATRSGAEQGADRKGREASSGEQRRDDKERGREVPCDSDKLIQAIEYANDNRGGTLELAKGCTYELTRSDVGDGTGRNGLPVITQAVTLAGRDTTIVRAPNAEAFRILNVGRSGHLTLKNVVVKGGLTEADPIAAARAKVDLSAKVVAKPTKAGAGTNAKAATPTKAPAAKAATKVPAATSASAAEAARGAGGDATLVHVAPGDGAGLLVQRGGRADVEHSEFLLHHAGGNGGAIANFGTARVAYSRVATSSAGGVGGGVFNAGVFRLEESSITDNSAVAGGGIGNGVPGLGLPGAGGTLWVWKSTIEHNRATDNAGGVLTYRGTATLTQSRVVGNHSGEDGGGLLALGDGQLALEKVLVARNSADDTSGGLGVGLESTAVIAHSEITENVAERNGGGLATYGGTAVVRDTAIVANRVVGQNSVAGGIYNEGGQVRLERSTVQANFSVLPPGGIYTTNDGVRIDRSSAVTANRPTNCSGSPVVPERCFG; this is encoded by the coding sequence ATGTCCGATGACGAGTTGACTTCGTACGGTGGGCCGCCTCCGGTACCGCCAGGTCGACGACGACGCAAGATATGGGTGGCCGCCGGAGTCGCCGGGCTCACCGGGGTGGTCGGTCTGGCCGCTCTGGGCGGCGTGGCCGCCCGGGACCAGAAGTCCGGCGACCGGCACAACACCTCGGACGCCCAGCCGGCGGCCGCACCGACACCGGATGCTCCCGGCCCGACCGCCGAGGCGGGCGGCCGGACCAACCACAAGGCCACCCGGAGCGGCGCGGAGCAGGGCGCGGACCGCAAGGGCCGCGAGGCGTCCTCGGGCGAGCAGCGCCGCGACGACAAGGAGCGGGGACGCGAGGTGCCCTGCGACAGCGACAAGCTGATCCAGGCCATCGAGTACGCCAACGACAACCGCGGCGGCACGCTGGAACTGGCCAAGGGGTGCACCTACGAGCTGACCCGCTCCGACGTCGGCGACGGCACCGGCCGCAACGGTCTGCCAGTGATCACCCAGGCAGTCACGCTCGCCGGGCGCGACACCACGATCGTCCGGGCGCCGAACGCCGAGGCGTTCCGGATTCTCAACGTGGGTCGCAGCGGTCACCTGACCCTGAAGAACGTCGTCGTCAAGGGTGGGCTGACCGAGGCCGACCCGATCGCGGCGGCACGGGCGAAGGTCGACCTCTCCGCGAAGGTCGTCGCGAAGCCGACGAAGGCGGGGGCGGGCACGAACGCGAAGGCGGCCACGCCGACGAAGGCCCCTGCCGCCAAGGCCGCCACGAAGGTCCCCGCCGCCACGAGTGCCTCGGCCGCCGAGGCCGCCCGGGGTGCCGGTGGCGACGCCACACTCGTCCACGTCGCGCCGGGCGACGGTGCCGGCCTGCTCGTGCAGCGGGGCGGCCGGGCCGACGTCGAGCACAGCGAGTTCCTGCTACACCACGCCGGCGGCAACGGCGGCGCGATCGCCAACTTCGGCACCGCCCGGGTCGCCTACAGCCGGGTGGCGACCAGCAGCGCCGGTGGTGTCGGCGGCGGCGTGTTCAACGCCGGGGTGTTCCGGCTCGAGGAATCCTCGATCACGGACAACAGCGCGGTCGCCGGTGGCGGCATCGGCAACGGTGTGCCCGGCCTCGGGCTCCCCGGCGCCGGTGGCACGCTCTGGGTCTGGAAGAGCACGATCGAGCACAACCGGGCCACCGACAACGCCGGTGGCGTGCTCACCTATCGGGGCACCGCGACGCTGACCCAGAGCAGGGTCGTCGGCAACCACAGCGGGGAGGACGGCGGTGGTCTGCTCGCCCTTGGCGACGGCCAGCTCGCGTTGGAGAAGGTCCTGGTGGCCCGCAACTCCGCCGACGACACGTCCGGCGGGCTGGGCGTGGGCCTTGAGAGCACGGCGGTGATCGCGCACAGTGAGATCACCGAGAACGTCGCCGAGCGCAACGGTGGCGGACTGGCCACCTACGGGGGCACCGCCGTCGTGCGGGACACCGCGATCGTGGCCAACCGGGTGGTCGGCCAGAACTCGGTGGCCGGCGGCATCTACAACGAGGGCGGCCAGGTCCGGTTGGAGCGCTCCACGGTCCAGGCCAACTTCTCGGTGCTGCCGCCCGGTGGCATCTACACCACCAACGACGGCGTGCGGATCGACCGCAGCTCCGCGGTGACCGCCAACCGACCGACCAACTGCTCCGGCAGCCCGGTCGTGCCGGAGCGTTGCTTCGGCTGA
- a CDS encoding aminopeptidase P family protein, which translates to MTEERTDGKPADGTESHDPDFPPAFLSFMRQGWRDTDLPVGPRPEVPNYAKRRAALSAAFPGETLVIPTGGEKVRANDTEYRFRPGSDFAYLTGDYDPDGVLVMRPNGSGHDATLYMRPRSSRETDEFFRSRHGELWVGRRHTLAEKSTELGLPTAGLTELEAVLGDSAPARTRVLRGFDASVDSAVRPYDGPRADGQPARDRELAIAVAELKLVKDEWEIAQLQDAIDATVRGFEDVARVLPADRGVSERLLEGVFALRARHDGNDVGYGSIVGAGEHATILHWVHNHGVTRPGELLLMDMGVEGHHLYTADVTRVLPVDGRFTPLQRQVYDIVYASQQAGIEFIKPGVKFKDVHLTCMRVLAEGLADLGLLPVSVDEAMDESSTVYRRWTLHGFGHMLGIDVHDCSSARKEKYRDGALGEGYVLTVEPGLYFQPEDELVPAELRGVGIRIEDDVLVTAAGAVNLSAGLPRRADEVETWLAEQREAGPRLPV; encoded by the coding sequence ATGACCGAGGAGCGCACCGACGGCAAGCCGGCCGACGGCACGGAGTCACACGACCCGGACTTCCCACCGGCGTTCCTGTCGTTCATGCGGCAGGGGTGGCGCGACACCGACCTGCCGGTCGGTCCGCGACCAGAGGTGCCGAACTACGCCAAGCGCCGCGCGGCCCTCTCCGCGGCCTTCCCGGGCGAGACACTGGTGATCCCCACCGGCGGGGAGAAGGTCCGCGCCAACGACACCGAGTACCGGTTCCGTCCGGGCAGCGACTTCGCGTACCTCACCGGGGACTACGACCCGGACGGTGTCCTGGTGATGCGGCCGAACGGCTCGGGGCACGACGCCACCCTCTACATGCGGCCCCGTTCCTCACGGGAGACCGACGAGTTCTTCCGCAGCCGGCACGGTGAGCTGTGGGTGGGCCGGCGGCACACCCTGGCGGAGAAGTCGACCGAGCTGGGACTGCCCACCGCTGGCCTGACGGAACTGGAGGCGGTGCTGGGCGACTCGGCTCCGGCGCGTACCCGGGTGCTGCGCGGGTTCGACGCCTCGGTCGACTCCGCCGTACGCCCGTACGACGGGCCCCGGGCCGACGGCCAACCGGCCCGCGACCGCGAGCTCGCGATCGCCGTCGCGGAATTGAAGCTGGTCAAGGACGAGTGGGAGATCGCCCAGCTCCAGGACGCGATCGACGCGACGGTACGCGGCTTCGAGGACGTGGCCCGGGTGCTGCCGGCCGACCGGGGCGTCTCGGAGCGGCTGCTGGAGGGCGTCTTCGCGCTGCGCGCCCGGCACGACGGCAACGACGTCGGGTACGGCTCGATCGTCGGGGCCGGCGAGCACGCCACGATCCTGCACTGGGTGCACAACCACGGTGTCACCCGTCCGGGTGAGCTGCTGCTGATGGACATGGGCGTGGAGGGGCACCACCTGTACACCGCCGACGTGACCCGGGTGCTGCCGGTCGACGGCCGGTTCACCCCGTTGCAGCGTCAGGTCTACGACATCGTGTACGCCTCGCAGCAGGCCGGCATCGAGTTCATCAAGCCGGGCGTGAAGTTCAAGGACGTCCACCTGACCTGCATGCGGGTGCTCGCCGAGGGGCTGGCCGACCTGGGGCTGCTGCCGGTGAGCGTGGACGAGGCGATGGACGAGTCGTCGACCGTGTACCGGCGGTGGACGCTGCACGGGTTCGGGCACATGCTCGGCATCGACGTACACGACTGCTCCAGCGCCCGTAAGGAGAAGTACCGGGACGGCGCCCTGGGTGAGGGCTACGTGCTCACCGTCGAACCGGGGCTGTACTTCCAGCCGGAGGACGAGTTGGTGCCGGCGGAACTGCGCGGTGTGGGCATCCGGATCGAGGACGACGTCCTGGTCACCGCGGCCGGTGCGGTGAACCTGTCGGCCGGCCTGCCGCGCCGGGCCGACGAGGTGGAGACCTGGCTGGCCGAGCAGCGTGAGGCGGGGCCCCGCCTGCCGGTCTGA